From a single Bos indicus isolate NIAB-ARS_2022 breed Sahiwal x Tharparkar chromosome 11, NIAB-ARS_B.indTharparkar_mat_pri_1.0, whole genome shotgun sequence genomic region:
- the LOC139185681 gene encoding olfactory receptor 1L8-like has translation MERLNQTSSVSEFILLGLSSRPQDQKPLFILFLIIYLVTITGNVLTILAIRSDPHLHIPMYFFLSVLSFTDIWYTTTIVPKMLVDFLSEKKTISYAGCLTQMYFIYVLANIDSFLLVVMAFDRYVAICDPFHYVTIMSHHRCVLLVAISCSLPHLHSLLHIFLLNQLIFCNSNVVHHFLCDINPLLKLSCSSIFVNDLTIKTEGLVVLVTPFLCIVFSYVRIFISVLRIPSAAGKRKAFSTCGSHLTVVILFYGSIFYVYLQPLSRYTVQDQVATIVYTVLSSMLNPFIYSLRNKDLKRGLGKMMARRKS, from the coding sequence ATGGAAAGACTCAACCAAACCAGCAGTGTCTCTGAGTTCATCCTCCTGGGACTCTCCTCCCGACCTCAGGACCAGAAGCCACTCTTCATCCTCTTCCTCATCATATACCTGGTCACCATAACAGGGAACGTGCTCACCATCCTGGCCATCCGCTCTGACCCCCATCTGCATATCCCCATGTATTTCTTCTTGAGTGTCCTGTCTTTCACTGACATTTGGTATACAACAACCATTGTCCCCAAGATGCTAGTTGACTTCCTGTCAGAGAAGAAGACTATCTCCTATGCTGGGTGtctgactcaaatgtattttatatatgttttggcTAACATTGACAGCTTTCTTCTTGTAGTCATGGCCTTTGACCGTTATGTGGCCATCTGTGACCCCTTCCACTATGTCACCATCATGAGCCATCACCGCTGTGTCCTGCTGGTAGCCATCTCTTGCTCATTGCCTCACCTCCACTCACTCCTACACATATTTCTGCTGAATCAGCTTATCTTCTGCAACTCCAATGTTGTCCACCACTTCCTCTGCGACATCAACCCTCTGCTGAAATTGTCCTGCTCCTCCATATTTGTCAATGATCTCACAATAAAGACAGAAGGGCTGGTTGTTTTGGTGACCCCCTTCCTATGCATTGTTTTCTCTTATGTGCGAATCTTCATTTCAGTTCTCCGGATCCCCTCAGCTGCTGGGAAAcgcaaagccttctccacctgtggctcccacTTGACTGTGGTAATCCTGTTTTATGGAAGCATCTTTTATGTCTATTTACAGCCCTTGTCCAGGTACACTGTTCAGGACCAAGTGGCTACAATTGTTTACACGGTTCTGTCCTCCATGCTCAACCCTTTCATCTACAGTTTGAGAAACAAAGACCTAAAGAGGGGCCTGGGGAAGATGATGGCCAGGAGGAAATCCTAG